One Caldisericum sp. genomic window carries:
- a CDS encoding PD-(D/E)XK nuclease family protein translates to MNVENKRSIGVRELSQRPIGCKGFEVNKEILRRASEKHEAMLQHIRKLFEARNINCEEGFEVRYGDIRGYIDLLCEDDKNIYLIEVKSTRAHYARIQDFMQLAIYAFMFIEQTKELEKDLQLYLIYNYFGEHPTNPFSIKITGKGKNWLISLGKSLVENVLQQDENNLYVISDLCYLCQNTRCPFRLSREVDNS, encoded by the coding sequence ATGAATGTAGAGAATAAAAGGTCAATTGGTGTCCGAGAGTTGTCTCAGAGACCGATAGGTTGTAAAGGGTTTGAGGTTAATAAGGAAATCCTAAGAAGGGCCTCAGAAAAGCATGAGGCTATGTTGCAGCATATAAGGAAGCTTTTTGAGGCTAGGAATATTAATTGTGAGGAGGGGTTTGAGGTTAGGTACGGAGACATTAGAGGATATATTGATCTGTTGTGTGAAGATGACAAAAATATCTATTTGATTGAAGTTAAATCAACCAGGGCGCACTATGCAAGAATTCAGGATTTTATGCAGCTTGCGATATATGCTTTTATGTTTATAGAGCAAACTAAAGAATTAGAAAAGGATCTTCAACTCTATTTAATCTATAATTATTTTGGTGAGCACCCTACTAATCCTTTTTCTATCAAAATAACGGGAAAAGGTAAGAACTGGTTAATAAGTCTAGGGAAAAGTTTAGTGGAAAATGTTTTGCAGCAAGATGAAAATAACCTCTATGTAATTAGCGATCTATGTTACTTGTGTCAAAACACTAGGTGTCCTTTTCGTTTGTCTAGGGAGGTGGACAATTCATGA